A single region of the Lysinibacillus sp. B2A1 genome encodes:
- a CDS encoding peptidase M4 — translation MQNKEDMFMVMPSYNQRISPQQAMQIAVQRVPGQIIHYGMDMENGTLVYEIFILTSHNRIYEVEVNAKTGVIRKIEEENDFD, via the coding sequence ATGCAAAACAAGGAGGATATGTTTATGGTAATGCCTTCATATAATCAAAGAATTTCACCACAACAAGCAATGCAGATTGCTGTGCAAAGAGTACCTGGACAAATCATACATTATGGAATGGATATGGAAAACGGTACTTTAGTATATGAAATATTTATATTGACGTCTCATAATAGAATTTACGAAGTAGAAGTAAATGCAAAGACAGGTGTAATTCGTAAAATTGAGGAAGAGAATGATTTCGATTAA